A single genomic interval of Chlorogloeopsis sp. ULAP01 harbors:
- a CDS encoding sensor histidine kinase, translated as MSRPISIFNHPFRFLLYLEWILLSFAALSAVIPPPFRRLPTRFTELTICSLIIFGLMGLRLPQRNQFVKVIYTAIEIFLIVITSFFGGITSRIFPFLYLILVTRSCLIFQIQGRLVITALSFIFFLLALRRRFDRIPSSPTEQERFLFFSFNFAVMFGLSLIFVLLLMNTVLSERKSREELAIANDKLRQYALRIESQATLEERNRIAREIHDSLGHSLTALNLQLETALKLWQSQPEKAQTFLTRAKELASKSLQDVRQSVSAIRSHPLQEQSLEQAIAGLAENMQRAIGVSPNCKIDLVFPISSEITTPIYRIIQESFTNICKHSQATEVTLELTTTNTNLHLIIKNNGKGFDLGQNTTGFGLKSMRDRTLALGGKFNINSTPENGCQIIVDIPLMSGKNDKSAASR; from the coding sequence GTGAGTCGTCCTATTTCAATTTTTAATCATCCCTTTCGTTTTTTACTTTATTTAGAATGGATACTACTGAGTTTTGCTGCTTTGAGCGCTGTAATACCGCCTCCTTTTCGGCGTTTACCTACCAGATTCACCGAACTCACAATTTGTTCTCTAATTATTTTTGGTTTAATGGGCTTAAGATTGCCCCAAAGAAATCAATTTGTTAAAGTTATTTACACAGCAATAGAAATATTTTTAATAGTTATTACTAGTTTTTTTGGTGGAATTACATCTAGAATTTTTCCATTTTTATACTTAATTTTAGTAACTCGAAGTTGCTTAATTTTCCAAATACAAGGTCGTTTGGTAATTACTGCTTTATCTTTTATTTTTTTCTTGCTGGCATTAAGACGAAGATTTGACCGCATTCCCTCATCACCAACCGAACAAGAACGATTTTTATTTTTCAGTTTTAATTTCGCGGTCATGTTCGGATTATCTTTAATATTTGTATTGCTATTAATGAATACTGTCTTATCTGAACGAAAAAGCCGAGAAGAACTAGCAATTGCTAATGACAAACTTCGTCAGTATGCTTTACGAATTGAAAGCCAAGCTACTTTAGAAGAACGTAATCGCATTGCTCGTGAAATCCATGACTCATTGGGACATTCTCTCACAGCTTTAAATCTGCAATTAGAAACAGCCTTAAAACTTTGGCAATCCCAACCAGAAAAAGCTCAAACTTTTCTAACAAGAGCAAAAGAACTCGCTTCCAAATCACTACAAGATGTGCGGCAGTCTGTTTCTGCAATACGTTCTCATCCTTTGCAAGAACAATCTCTAGAGCAGGCAATAGCAGGACTTGCAGAAAATATGCAGCGTGCAATTGGAGTTTCTCCAAATTGTAAAATTGACTTGGTTTTCCCCATCTCCTCTGAGATTACTACTCCTATTTACCGAATTATTCAAGAGTCTTTCACAAATATTTGCAAACATTCTCAAGCTACAGAAGTTACACTGGAACTAACAACGACAAATACAAATTTACACTTGATAATTAAAAATAATGGCAAAGGTTTTGATTTAGGACAAAATACAACTGGTTTTGGACTGAAAAGTATGCGCGATCGCACATTAGCATTAGGAGGAAAATTTAATATCAATAGTACTCCTGAAAATGGTTGCCAAATTATAGTTGATATTCCCTTAATGAGTGGAAAAAATGATAAAAGTGCTGCTAGTAGATGA
- a CDS encoding response regulator transcription factor, whose translation MIKVLLVDDQHLIRQGLKTLLELEADLEIVGEAENGESALKLIAEVHPDVVLMDIRMPVMDGVATTREIQRLFSGIKVLVLTTFDDDEYVTAALQNGAMGYLLKDTPSEELAFAIRAVFKGYTQLGPGIVKKLLTHFSSNGVIDSPPPPSLAELTPREKEVLRLIAIGATNKEIAQRLYISEGTVKNHVTNILNRLNLRDRTQAAIFANSFLSYLENSN comes from the coding sequence ATGATAAAAGTGCTGCTAGTAGATGATCAACATTTAATTCGTCAGGGATTAAAAACTTTACTAGAACTCGAAGCAGATTTAGAAATCGTTGGGGAAGCAGAAAATGGAGAAAGCGCTCTGAAGTTAATTGCAGAAGTACATCCAGATGTAGTACTGATGGATATTAGAATGCCTGTTATGGATGGGGTAGCAACAACGCGAGAAATTCAGAGGCTTTTTTCTGGTATCAAAGTTTTGGTGTTAACTACTTTTGATGATGACGAATATGTCACAGCAGCCCTACAAAATGGAGCAATGGGCTATTTGCTTAAAGATACTCCTTCAGAAGAATTAGCTTTTGCAATCCGTGCAGTTTTTAAAGGATATACTCAACTAGGGCCAGGAATAGTAAAAAAGCTTTTAACTCACTTTTCATCAAATGGAGTAATTGACTCACCGCCCCCACCTAGTTTGGCTGAACTCACTCCCAGAGAAAAAGAGGTTTTACGGTTAATTGCTATTGGCGCTACGAATAAAGAAATAGCTCAACGACTTTATATTTCTGAAGGAACTGTCAAAAATCACGTGACGAATATTTTGAATCGTTTAAATTTACGCGATCGCACCCAAGCAGCAATTTTTGCTAATTCGTTTTTATCCTATTTAGAAAACTCTAATTAA
- a CDS encoding nucleoside deaminase, with protein MTPEDFMHLALEEAKKGDAPYGAVISKDDIVVAVAYNTVKRDSDPSAHAEINAIRSLTGKLKTPNLEGYTIYTTGEPCPMCATACIWAGISKIVYGASIEDLISVNQSQITISCEEVIAKSFKEIKVVKGVLREDCLKLFT; from the coding sequence ATGACTCCAGAAGATTTTATGCACCTGGCTTTAGAAGAAGCTAAAAAAGGAGATGCTCCTTATGGTGCGGTAATTAGCAAAGATGATATAGTAGTTGCTGTAGCATATAATACTGTCAAAAGAGACAGCGACCCATCAGCTCATGCAGAAATAAACGCGATTAGAAGTTTGACAGGTAAACTGAAAACTCCTAATTTAGAGGGTTACACAATATATACAACAGGTGAACCATGCCCGATGTGTGCAACTGCTTGTATTTGGGCAGGTATATCAAAAATAGTTTATGGTGCTTCCATTGAGGATTTAATTTCAGTTAATCAATCTCAAATTACTATATCTTGCGAGGAAGTAATTGCTAAATCCTTTAAAGAAATTAAAGTTGTCAAAGGAGTTTTGAGAGAAGATTGCTTGAAGTTATTTACTTAG
- a CDS encoding ion transporter, whose protein sequence is MLLLREKTAFYLKDLETPVGKTINLTIAGLVLLSSIIFVAETYQIPDTVRFNLNTIDTIILIIFALEYFLRLWSSDNKIKYIFSFYGLIDLMAIAPYFFGVIDISFIRLLRWFRILRLLRFIDRKFLFGISSDDGVIFARILFTLFAIIFVYSGLIYQVEHPVNPKVFVTFLDAFYFSIVTMTTVGFGDVTPVSELGRLLTVLMILTGIALIPWQVGDLIKRLVKTANQVETVCLGCGLAFHDADAKFCKICGTKLN, encoded by the coding sequence ATGCTACTTCTCAGGGAAAAAACGGCATTTTACTTAAAAGATTTAGAAACACCAGTAGGTAAAACGATTAATTTAACGATTGCGGGGCTGGTTTTACTGTCATCAATAATTTTTGTAGCAGAAACATATCAAATTCCTGATACTGTCAGATTTAACTTAAATACAATAGATACTATAATTTTGATTATTTTTGCACTAGAATATTTCCTCAGATTATGGAGTTCAGATAATAAAATAAAATATATATTTAGTTTTTATGGTTTGATAGACTTAATGGCAATTGCGCCATATTTTTTTGGAGTGATCGATATTAGTTTCATTCGTTTATTACGGTGGTTTAGAATCTTGCGTTTGCTAAGGTTTATCGATAGAAAATTTTTGTTTGGAATCAGCAGTGATGATGGAGTTATTTTTGCCAGGATATTATTTACTTTATTCGCAATTATATTTGTATATTCTGGCTTGATTTATCAAGTTGAACATCCAGTCAATCCAAAAGTTTTCGTTACTTTTTTGGATGCTTTTTATTTTTCAATTGTAACAATGACGACAGTAGGGTTTGGCGATGTTACTCCTGTTTCAGAATTAGGACGCTTACTAACAGTTTTAATGATTCTGACAGGTATTGCGTTAATTCCTTGGCAAGTAGGTGATTTGATTAAACGATTAGTCAAAACTGCCAATCAGGTAGAAACTGTCTGTCTTGGATGTGGTTTGGCTTTCCACGATGCAGATGCCAAATTTTGCAAGATTTGTGGTACAAAGTTGAATTAG
- a CDS encoding OmpA family protein gives MLDKKSQNSSTRKMHSFRFLLYLLAVTFISVGYNFILRATAKSEDDLKNVQLSATKIREFKISQVPTPSVQFPKNIFLKVKLSEIGCEKIQVQENEYLTIITLPADLVFNSDENKIRPQAEKTLRQVSQAINNRYPDTWLQILGHTDSIGSRIENLKLSEQRVTALQQWLSQKGGVKISLMTKEGYGETQPIAPNTKSDGSDNPKGRQKNRRIEIVVQKQANQV, from the coding sequence ATGTTGGACAAGAAAAGCCAGAATTCATCTACCCGTAAAATGCACTCATTCCGTTTTCTCCTCTACTTACTGGCTGTTACTTTCATAAGTGTTGGTTATAATTTTATACTTCGTGCAACGGCAAAGTCAGAAGATGACTTAAAAAATGTTCAACTATCTGCCACTAAGATTCGGGAATTTAAGATTTCACAAGTGCCTACTCCTAGTGTTCAATTTCCTAAGAACATATTCCTCAAAGTTAAACTTTCAGAAATTGGATGTGAGAAAATTCAAGTTCAGGAAAATGAGTATTTAACAATCATCACCCTGCCAGCTGATCTTGTATTTAACTCTGATGAAAATAAAATTCGTCCACAAGCAGAGAAAACACTGCGTCAAGTTAGTCAGGCAATAAATAATCGCTATCCAGATACGTGGTTGCAAATTTTAGGACATACTGACTCTATAGGCAGTAGAATCGAGAATCTCAAGTTATCAGAACAGCGTGTCACGGCATTACAACAGTGGTTAAGTCAAAAAGGTGGTGTCAAAATTTCCTTAATGACAAAGGAAGGTTACGGCGAAACTCAGCCTATTGCACCTAATACTAAATCTGATGGTTCTGATAACCCAAAAGGACGGCAAAAAAACCGTCGCATAGAAATTGTGGTTCAAAAGCAAGCAAATCAAGTTTAA
- a CDS encoding DUF1565 domain-containing protein: protein MSETIYVNPGIGNDTAVGSQQAPLKTITQALKKATSGTQIQLADGTYNAVSGEVFPLSVPGGVSIIGNEANKGSGIFIEGSGEYLSRTFARQNVTFVFANGSQLQGVTVTNSAIRGSGVWIESTSPTVANCTFRQCKREGVFVTGEANPVIRDNQFTENVANGMAIAKNAQGEIRGNTCFNTGFGIAISDSASPKLTDNKIYENRSGIVISGDARPVLRNNICEKNIQDGLTVIVNALPDIGSTNNPGGNIFRNNGQFDIQNATSNKLVSVGNQIDPAKVKGSIEFADNQVPTPIPTPSPNPTPTPLPNPTPSPVPTPEPEPIPEPTPIPIPSVSELTDIKGHWAAAFIQELVKLDIIKGFPDRTFKPDATMTRAQYAALLVKAFNPAAKRQVIKFKDVAENFWAYKVIEQAYQGQFLSGYPDNTFHPNENIQRVQVIVSLVNGLGLTTSANKVIKLYDDQAKIPNYAKDEVATATQKQIIVNYPKLNLLNPTREATRAEVAAMVYQALVAANRVAAIDLPYIVAA, encoded by the coding sequence ATGTCTGAAACTATTTACGTAAATCCAGGGATTGGTAATGATACTGCTGTTGGTAGCCAACAAGCACCTTTAAAAACTATTACGCAAGCTCTTAAAAAAGCTACCTCCGGTACGCAAATTCAATTAGCAGATGGTACTTATAATGCTGTCAGTGGTGAAGTATTTCCCTTATCAGTTCCCGGTGGAGTCTCCATCATAGGTAATGAAGCAAATAAGGGTAGCGGTATATTTATTGAAGGCAGTGGCGAATACCTCAGCCGTACTTTCGCCCGTCAAAATGTCACATTTGTGTTTGCCAACGGTTCCCAACTCCAGGGAGTGACGGTAACAAATTCAGCTATCCGTGGTAGTGGCGTCTGGATAGAATCAACTAGCCCTACTGTTGCAAATTGTACTTTTAGGCAGTGCAAACGAGAAGGGGTTTTTGTCACTGGTGAAGCTAATCCAGTTATCCGCGATAATCAATTTACGGAAAACGTTGCCAATGGTATGGCGATCGCCAAGAATGCCCAAGGCGAAATTAGAGGTAATACTTGCTTCAACACGGGTTTTGGTATTGCTATTAGTGATAGTGCTTCCCCGAAACTTACAGACAACAAAATTTACGAAAATCGTTCTGGGATTGTCATTTCTGGTGATGCCCGCCCGGTGTTGCGAAATAATATATGCGAAAAAAATATTCAAGATGGTTTGACAGTAATTGTGAATGCATTACCAGATATTGGTAGTACTAATAACCCAGGGGGTAATATCTTCCGTAATAATGGTCAATTTGATATTCAAAATGCTACATCAAATAAGTTGGTTTCTGTTGGAAATCAAATAGATCCTGCAAAAGTCAAAGGTAGTATTGAGTTTGCTGATAATCAAGTTCCTACTCCCATCCCAACTCCTTCACCAAATCCTACACCCACGCCGTTACCCAACCCCACTCCTTCACCAGTTCCGACACCAGAACCAGAACCAATACCTGAACCTACACCCATACCAATACCCAGCGTTAGTGAATTAACTGATATTAAAGGTCATTGGGCTGCTGCTTTTATTCAGGAATTAGTCAAATTAGATATTATTAAAGGTTTTCCTGATCGCACATTTAAACCCGATGCAACAATGACACGGGCGCAATATGCGGCATTACTGGTAAAAGCTTTCAATCCAGCAGCCAAAAGGCAAGTAATCAAATTCAAGGATGTAGCGGAGAATTTCTGGGCATATAAGGTAATTGAGCAAGCATATCAAGGACAATTCCTTTCTGGTTATCCTGATAACACTTTTCACCCCAACGAAAACATTCAACGCGTGCAAGTCATTGTTTCTCTAGTAAATGGATTGGGGCTAACTACTAGTGCTAATAAAGTCATAAAACTCTACGACGATCAGGCGAAAATTCCTAACTATGCCAAGGATGAAGTAGCTACTGCCACTCAAAAACAGATAATTGTCAACTATCCAAAACTTAACCTACTCAACCCCACCCGCGAAGCTACACGCGCAGAGGTGGCAGCGATGGTGTATCAAGCATTAGTTGCTGCTAATCGTGTAGCAGCGATAGATTTACCTTATATTGTGGCTGCTTAA
- a CDS encoding acetyltransferase: MFKPRAIFSALAAIILALVIGTQIYKQPAVASGGVCNPTVANLPICPSTAPSETASFIDPTATITNPTNISLGEKVYVAPFAELNASNAPISIAADSNVQEQVKITASGTGVEIGPRVIMAHMATIKGAAKIGTQGSTGPFTDPITNTQFNNDIPETFLAFNCEVDGATIERNTVVNFLSRVGPGVTLPAGKVVLPGKNVTTNLEATSGTLGKVANLTQADVALMEGVIEVNQAFAKGYTELARADLSNVQGINYAPVTSFNSGGLPQIGGNVTRDPNFRNRIIGNIILQDSLATLSNKIGNRISLRADEGQPFNVGTIAGMANDVVFHALATTSLTLGNNIGYGPRVLIHGGRQVVNGVANGPETRIDDSVGLGPNSVIFRSVLGTRSAVGRKSAVFNSTLAPRTAIGSRTIYADNGNIILPVEW, from the coding sequence ATGTTCAAACCTCGCGCAATTTTTAGCGCCTTAGCTGCAATTATCCTAGCGCTTGTCATAGGTACACAGATATATAAACAACCCGCCGTTGCTTCTGGAGGGGTGTGTAATCCAACTGTGGCTAACCTTCCTATATGTCCAAGTACAGCACCGTCAGAGACAGCTAGTTTCATCGATCCAACTGCAACAATCACCAATCCAACAAATATTAGCTTGGGCGAAAAAGTCTATGTTGCACCATTTGCCGAGTTAAATGCTAGTAATGCCCCCATTAGCATCGCAGCAGATTCTAACGTCCAAGAGCAAGTCAAAATTACAGCTTCGGGAACGGGAGTGGAGATTGGCCCGCGAGTGATTATGGCACACATGGCTACCATCAAAGGTGCAGCCAAAATCGGTACTCAAGGCTCAACCGGGCCTTTTACCGACCCGATTACCAATACTCAGTTCAACAACGATATTCCAGAGACTTTTCTTGCCTTCAACTGTGAAGTAGACGGTGCAACTATAGAAAGAAACACGGTAGTCAACTTTCTCTCGCGGGTTGGCCCTGGCGTTACCTTACCTGCTGGTAAAGTTGTCCTGCCAGGTAAAAACGTCACAACTAACTTAGAAGCTACTAGCGGCACTTTGGGAAAGGTGGCAAACCTGACACAAGCCGACGTTGCATTGATGGAAGGCGTCATTGAAGTCAATCAGGCATTTGCCAAAGGTTACACAGAATTGGCCAGAGCAGACTTGTCAAACGTACAAGGGATAAATTACGCTCCAGTCACATCTTTTAACTCCGGAGGTTTGCCGCAGATAGGTGGGAATGTCACTCGCGATCCAAACTTTCGTAACCGCATCATCGGCAATATCATTCTGCAAGATTCTTTAGCAACGCTCTCCAACAAAATAGGTAATAGAATTTCGCTACGTGCTGATGAGGGTCAACCTTTTAATGTCGGGACAATTGCTGGTATGGCAAACGATGTTGTCTTTCACGCTTTAGCAACAACTAGCTTGACTCTTGGTAATAATATTGGCTATGGGCCTCGTGTTCTAATTCATGGTGGTAGACAAGTTGTCAATGGTGTTGCTAATGGCCCTGAAACCAGAATAGATGATTCCGTAGGGCTAGGGCCGAACTCTGTCATCTTCCGCTCAGTCCTTGGCACCAGATCGGCAGTTGGGCGAAAAAGCGCAGTCTTCAATTCCACACTGGCTCCCAGAACGGCGATCGGTTCTCGAACAATCTATGCCGACAACGGCAACATCATTTTACCTGTGGAGTGGTAA